In the Telopea speciosissima isolate NSW1024214 ecotype Mountain lineage chromosome 6, Tspe_v1, whole genome shotgun sequence genome, CCATCTTGGCAGAAGTCAAGACTACGTAAGATTATGCTTCCACCCATTtcgtgaagtagtcgatggcaacTAGCACGAATTGATGGCCATTTGAAGCTTTTGGGGTTATCTtgccaactacatcaattccccaagtagaaaacagccaaggggcatttaatgagtgcaactttgttggaggaatatgaatgatattgacaaatatctggcatttatgacatcgtcTTACGAAGATGGCACACTCAGCTTCTATTGTTGCCCAATAATACCCCATtatgagaattttcttggccaacaTCCTCGCGTTCATGTgaggtccacatattccttgatggatttcatgCATGATCATTTGAGTGtgttcctcatctacacataacagctggatgccatcataagacctcttgtacaacaagtttccttggaggatgaactgagtagcatattttcgcaagtgcctcttctctctttctaaataatattcagggtacctcctttcTTTGATGTAATCAATCACTGAGTGTACCAAtgccttccatcctcggtgagtgcaTTGACTGGCTCTTTATATGCTGGGCtagtccttctttctatcagAAAAGGCCGGATCTTGTCCTgtgtatcacattctaccatagATGCCAGAGTGGCCAAGACATCGGCAAACCGATTATTATCTCTGGGCAGATATTCAAAGGAGACTTTTTTGAAGCATCGGGTCAATTGATCCAAATACACCTGGTAGGGCTTTAGCTTTTCATCCCTAGTCTTCCACTTCCCTTGTGTTTGACAAATCACAACGGAGGAAACTCCAAAAACTTTAATCTTGTCCACCCCTACAGACAAATCCATTTCCAACCCAATAGCataagcttcatactctgctatgttattggtgcaaCTGAATTCTAACCGGAATTTCATCGGCAAGTAAAAATCCACTGGGGTTATCAGTAATACCCCAGTGCCAAACCCCTTTTGATTTGCGGCTCCATCGAAATACAGCTGCCACCCTTCATTTGGTTCTGCTTCTATGGAGTGTAAATCTTCATCTAGGAAAGAGTCCTCTGTTGGTGGGGGATCAACTCCTGTAGGGAATGTTGCCAAATGGTCGAAGATTGCTTGCCCTTTCACAGATTTTTGATTGACATAAGCTATGTCGAATTCtaataatagcaacaaccacctggCCATCCTCTCAGTCACTGCCGGTTTCTCGAAAAGgtatttgattggatccattcgCGAGATCAACTTAATTGGATGTGATACTATATAATGCCTTAGACGTTTAGTAACCTAAACCAGGGATGTGCAGGTCTTTTCCATGGGAGTATATCGAGTTTCAACAATTTCTTGCTCACGTAGTAAATTATGTGCTCTTCTCCATTCGCCTTGCCTACTTGGCCATCATTGATTCGATCGC is a window encoding:
- the LOC122665735 gene encoding uncharacterized protein LOC122665735, which translates into the protein MDPIKYLFEKPAVTERMARWLLLLLEFDIAYVNQKSVKGQAIFDHLATFPTGVDPPPTEDSFLDEDLHSIEAEPNEGWQLYFDGAANQKGFGTGVLLITPVDFYLPMKFRLEFSCTNNIAEYEAYAIGLEMDLSVGVDKIKVFGVSSVVICQTQGKWKTRDEKLKPYQVYLDQLTRCFKKVSFEYLPRDNNRFADVLATLASMVECDTQDKIRPFLIERRTSPAYKEPVNALTEDGRHWYTQ